In Streptomyces sp. NBC_00569, a single genomic region encodes these proteins:
- a CDS encoding LLM class F420-dependent oxidoreductase has translation MRLGLALGYWGRGPDPRHLELAQEAERLGYDSVWTAESWGSDAFTPLTWIAAHTSRIRLGTAIAQMAARSPTTTAMHALTLDHLSGGRMMLGLGLSGPQVVEGWYGRPFPRSPLTATREYVDVVRQVLRREGPVEVAGRFHAHPYRGEDATGLGKPLKPITHPLRADLPILLGAEGPKNIAQTTRIADGWLPLYWSPTRTDAYEASLTDLPEDFVIAPMARVTLCDDVAEGLLPVKAMLGFYIGGMGHAKRNFHADLMARMGYADEARRVQELFLAGRREEAVLAVPDAFADEISLVGPRGRIAERLELWRKGPVTDLLVLAPDPHTLRVLAELNS, from the coding sequence ATGCGACTCGGACTCGCGCTCGGCTACTGGGGCCGCGGTCCCGATCCGCGCCACCTCGAACTCGCCCAGGAGGCCGAGCGGTTGGGCTACGACTCGGTGTGGACCGCCGAGTCCTGGGGCAGCGACGCGTTCACGCCCCTGACGTGGATCGCGGCGCACACCTCGCGCATCCGCCTGGGTACGGCGATCGCACAGATGGCGGCCCGCTCCCCCACGACGACGGCGATGCACGCGCTCACCCTCGACCATCTGTCCGGCGGCCGCATGATGCTGGGGCTCGGCCTGTCGGGGCCGCAGGTGGTGGAGGGCTGGTACGGGCGGCCGTTCCCGAGGTCGCCGCTCACGGCGACCCGCGAGTACGTGGACGTGGTGCGGCAGGTCCTGCGGCGCGAGGGCCCGGTCGAGGTGGCCGGCCGCTTCCACGCGCACCCGTACCGCGGCGAGGACGCCACCGGCCTCGGCAAGCCGCTGAAGCCGATCACGCACCCCCTGCGCGCCGACCTGCCGATCCTGCTCGGCGCCGAGGGCCCGAAGAACATCGCGCAGACGACTCGCATCGCGGACGGCTGGCTCCCGCTGTACTGGTCTCCGACGCGCACGGACGCGTACGAGGCCTCCCTCACCGACCTCCCCGAGGACTTCGTGATCGCACCCATGGCCCGGGTCACGCTCTGCGACGACGTAGCCGAGGGGCTGCTGCCGGTGAAGGCGATGCTGGGCTTCTACATCGGCGGCATGGGCCACGCGAAGCGCAACTTCCACGCGGACCTGATGGCGCGCATGGGGTACGCGGACGAGGCCCGCCGGGTCCAGGAACTCTTCCTCGCGGGACGGCGCGAGGAGGCCGTGCTGGCCGTGCCGGACGCCTTCGCCGACGAGATCTCGCTGGTCGGCCCGCGCGGACGCATCGCCGAACGGCTGGAGCTGTGGCGCAAGGGCCCGGTCACCGACCTGCTCGTCCTGGCCCCGGACCCGCACACACTGCGGGTCCTGGCCGAGCTCAACTCGTAG
- a CDS encoding class I SAM-dependent methyltransferase, translating to MLTVDFTRFPLAAGDRVLDLGCGAGRHAFECYRRGAQVVALDQNGEEIREVAKWFAAMKEAGEAPAGATATAMEGDALNLPFPDASFDVVIISEVMEHIPDDKGVLAEMVRVLKPGGRIAVTVPRYGPEKVCWTLSDAYHEVEGGHIRIYKADELLAKMREAGLKPYGTHHAHALHSPYWWLKCAFGVDNDKALPVRAYHKLLVWDIMKKPALTRVTEQLLNPVVGKSFVAYATKPHLPKAEA from the coding sequence GTGCTGACCGTCGACTTCACCCGCTTCCCGCTCGCCGCAGGCGACCGCGTACTCGACCTCGGCTGCGGAGCCGGGCGGCACGCGTTCGAGTGCTACCGGCGCGGGGCCCAGGTGGTCGCCCTCGACCAGAACGGCGAGGAGATCCGCGAGGTCGCCAAGTGGTTCGCCGCGATGAAGGAGGCCGGTGAGGCCCCCGCGGGCGCCACGGCCACCGCCATGGAGGGCGACGCCCTCAACCTCCCCTTCCCGGACGCCTCGTTCGACGTCGTGATCATCTCCGAGGTGATGGAGCACATCCCCGACGACAAGGGCGTGCTCGCCGAGATGGTCCGTGTCCTCAAGCCGGGCGGCCGCATCGCCGTGACCGTGCCCCGCTACGGCCCCGAGAAGGTCTGCTGGACCCTCAGCGACGCCTACCACGAGGTCGAGGGTGGCCACATCCGCATCTACAAGGCGGACGAACTCCTCGCCAAGATGCGCGAGGCGGGCCTCAAGCCGTACGGCACCCATCACGCGCACGCCCTGCACTCGCCGTACTGGTGGCTCAAGTGCGCCTTCGGCGTCGACAACGACAAGGCGCTGCCCGTGCGGGCGTACCACAAGCTCCTGGTCTGGGACATCATGAAGAAGCCGGCGCTCACCCGCGTCACCGAGCAGCTGCTCAACCCGGTCGTCGGCAAGAGCTTCGTCGCCTACGCCACCAAGCCGCACCTGCCCAAGGCCGAGGCGTGA
- a CDS encoding prenyltransferase/squalene oxidase repeat-containing protein: MTSPEKTEHLVLPGVLTAEQAAATVRGLLAVQREDGAIPWFRGHHLDPWDHTEAAMALDVAGEHDAAERAYTWLARHQNEDGSWYAAYADGDAGDVTDHGRESNFVAYVAVGAWHHYLSTGDDAFLDRMWPTVYAAMEFVLRLQQPGGQIGWKREPDGTPVDEALLTGSSSVHHALRCALAIAEQREEPQPDWELAAGSLRHAIRRHPERFLDKDRYSMDWYYPVLGGALTGSEAEERIQASWDRFVVPGLGVRCVVPNPWVTGGESAELALALWAVGESDRALEILQSIQHLRDPESGLYWTGYVFDDRAVWPRELTAWTAGSVLLAVAALGGDEATCSVFGGRLPAGFEPDCCEESPAQ; encoded by the coding sequence GTGACGAGCCCGGAGAAGACCGAACACCTCGTCCTGCCCGGTGTACTGACCGCCGAGCAGGCCGCCGCGACCGTCCGCGGACTCCTCGCCGTGCAGCGCGAGGACGGCGCCATACCCTGGTTCCGTGGCCATCACCTCGACCCGTGGGACCACACGGAGGCCGCGATGGCCCTCGACGTGGCCGGCGAGCACGACGCCGCCGAACGCGCCTACACCTGGCTCGCCCGCCATCAGAACGAGGACGGCTCCTGGTACGCGGCCTACGCCGACGGGGACGCCGGTGACGTCACCGACCACGGCCGCGAGAGCAATTTCGTCGCCTACGTCGCCGTGGGCGCCTGGCACCACTACCTCTCCACGGGCGACGACGCCTTCCTCGACCGGATGTGGCCCACCGTGTACGCGGCCATGGAGTTCGTGCTGCGGCTCCAGCAGCCGGGCGGACAGATCGGCTGGAAGCGCGAGCCGGACGGGACGCCCGTCGACGAGGCGCTCCTGACCGGCAGTTCGTCCGTGCACCACGCGCTGCGCTGCGCCCTCGCGATCGCCGAACAGCGCGAAGAGCCCCAGCCCGACTGGGAGTTGGCGGCCGGCAGCCTGCGGCACGCGATCCGCCGCCACCCCGAGCGGTTCCTCGACAAGGACCGCTACTCGATGGACTGGTACTACCCCGTCCTCGGCGGCGCCCTCACCGGCTCGGAGGCCGAGGAGCGCATCCAGGCGTCCTGGGACCGTTTCGTCGTCCCCGGACTCGGCGTGCGCTGCGTCGTCCCCAACCCGTGGGTCACCGGCGGCGAGAGCGCCGAACTCGCCCTCGCCCTGTGGGCGGTGGGCGAGTCCGACCGCGCTCTGGAGATCCTCCAGTCGATCCAGCACCTGCGCGACCCGGAGTCGGGCCTGTACTGGACCGGCTACGTCTTCGACGACCGGGCCGTCTGGCCGAGGGAACTGACCGCGTGGACGGCCGGGTCGGTGCTGCTCGCCGTCGCCGCGCTCGGCGGCGACGAGGCCACCTGCTCGGTGTTCGGCGGCCGCCTCCCGGCGGGGTTCGAACCGGACTGCTGCGAGGAGAGCCCCGCTCAGTAG